From the Hemitrygon akajei chromosome 24, sHemAka1.3, whole genome shotgun sequence genome, the window aatcctcactaatttttatagatgcaccatagaaagcattcttctagggtgcatcacaacccggtatggaagttgtcctgtccaagaccggaagaaggtgcagaagatcgtaaacatagcccagcacatcacacaaaccaatcttccatccctggactcactttacaccgcacgctgtcagagcagtgctgtcaggataatcaaggataagtcccacccagccaacacactttctgtccctcttccctctgggagaaggttcaggagcttgaagattcgtacggccagatttggaaacagcttctttccaactgtgataagactgctgaaccgatcctgacccagatctgggccgtaccttccaaatatctggacctgacttgcactaccttactttcccttttctgtttTCTAATTATAATGTATAATTTAAatctttattatatttactttgatttatacttcagggagtgcgaagctgtgatgattgtacgctctagtatcaattgtttggtgacagtaAAGTAAATATGCTCTCGGGCCCGAGGCCCGCCATCTTGTCTCTCTCCTCACTCTCAGGCTCGGGCCTTGGCTCTGCCTCCCCGCATTGCTGCTGCATCGAGTTGTCTCCACATCTGCTCCAATGTACACTGGCTCATTCCCCTCTCTCCAGCCCAAACCCTGCCGCCTGATTTGGCTCATACACACCACActgcaaccatcctgcaccttcaagacttcagttcacactgtaaaaatgccaggtcgtacaggaagttcaaaagctcaacccCGACAGGGAAGCTACAGACTGTTGATTGTAGAGATCGTTTCCCAGATTAATTAAGTATATAgttgttttctgtgttttgtttgctgccagcaagtAGTCACTGGAGCTTCACCAGTGCTGTCTTAACCAGAAACATACCAACAGAGCAATAGCTAATAGATCATCACACTGCAGGGGATTATATTCTAAACCCCTATTATATAAAATCTGGTTTTCAATTTTATTCCATTAATCTTGTTCCAAAGCAATTAAATGATGAAAAATAATTGAATGCAAATGAGATGTCATTCATTACTCACCTGTgatcacattttttttttaaagtgtatgCTTCATTGTACGATGAATTTGCTTTGTCCTGGGTTGTTTATAGATCAGTGTTCCGGAGCATTATAACTGAATCTGTGTTCAATGCTGTTTGACATCTAGAAAGAGAAAAGGGATGTTTCAAATAGAGGAAATCTGAACCCACGGAAAATTAGAACGAGGAAAGAGGAATGGGAGCGATTGAAAATGGGCAAGGAATTTGTGGAAGCGAAATCGGTTACTGAGGATGCCATGTAAGTTTTGCTGTTATTTGAAACCTGATATTGTGCAGTGGTAATCCATTTATGACAAAACAGTACTGATTGAGTGTTGACAAGCTCTTCTATTGCCCACTCTAGCcttttacctgcctatcacctctccctagttctcctccccttccctttctcccatggtctgttctcctctcctatcagattcctccttctgtccTGTACCTTATTCACTTATCAGCTCCCAATttttctcccaccccccccacccttccccttctagcttgtcctccttcccctcacgccaccttattttggcatctttccccttcctttccagcttgTTTTTGCTGAATACAAACTGGGAGTGATTTTCTTCAACCCCATCCCTTCAGGATTGAAGTTACTCTCAGATTTTTAGTAGAAATGttgacttttttttccccttcataaatgctgcctgacctgctgagttcctccagagttttgtgtgtgttactaacaCACTGATACCTTTGTCCACTCAACTTTGCTTCCAGCACGGATAACACTAAAACAGTCTTACTAATTGTCGCCTATCTGAGGGGCATTGAACCAAACTGCTGATGCTGCCTCAGACAACTGCAGTGTAGAAACCCGATAACGTATTTCAAAGAACTTGCAATCAAAGATATTTTTGAGGCAGGTCCACGTCATAAGCATTTTCCCTCAATTTGAATGGTTAATGTTGTGAGACAGTACAATATAACGCAAATTCAttttaaacatgagattctgcagatactagaaatccagagcagtgcacacaatgctggaggaactcagcaagtcaggcagcatctatagaaatgaataaacagtcgatgtttcgggctgagacctttcttcagggcaggacaggaaaggaaggggaaggtgccagaataagaaggtggagggaggggaaggaggctagctggaaggtgataggtgaggccaggtgggtggggttAGGAGAATgaggtaagaaggtgggaggagataggtggaaaGGTAAACTGGAGCTgaaggattctgataggaaaAGAGAGTAGACTGTAGGAGAAGAGAGAAGGAACAGGGGACTCAGGTGAGACAATTGGCAGGTAAGCGGGGGGTGGGGGCAGCATGGGGAATTGAAGGAAGAGGGCAGGTGAAAAAAATCACTGCGAGttggaaaaatcaatgttcatgccatcaggttggaggctacctcaaAAGAATTTACTCCTTCAATCTGTCTAGCGGAAAAAATcaatccaaaatcaaaacaaagCAATTGCCGCCAGCCTGTAACCCCCCTGGATTTGTTACACTTGCGTGACAAGCCCCCCGCTCCAATGATTGTTCCAGAGAGTTGAATTCCCTATTCCTTTTATTAGCAAACGTACAATTAAACATTATTGAATATTTTCTCAGCAGTCAGCAAAGATGTAGCCTCAGCagtcccaagctacaaactgTCACAAATATGTagcttattcccttcactttcaCTATGCCCCCACTTGTGACTGGTGAGCATAGTATACATAGCAAATGTGCAACGTGGCTCCTGTACAGAGAGTGACCTCCTCATGGCAGAAGAGATGCAAATTAATTTGTTGCGTTCATGCTAACACATAACTGTGTATGAAGAAATTGATTACGTAACAATGAATAACATATGAATACAAGATTTGATTACCTATTCCCCATTACGCCATTtaaggcagcagtgaaggtcctccatctctggtggtgttcagggcttccttcatcgtgtcagtagcttcctctcagttttcactactgtcaggcaAGTTCCGCGTGGAGACTTAGGAATactgttgcactcagatgtagaaggattcttcattgctgtttccacaacAATTTCATTTTACCAGTTAGGCTTATTGGCCCTGAGTTGAcgtcccgcccccccccccccccaacttggaggaccagtggaccactcttagtcagtCTTCTCCCCTTTgagctgtttggcatgggtgaccctaccgagagccaaagcataaagccctgactccagccaatgttgctctccgggtcattgaggcacacaagcctccaaaccctacaacaaggttgtggtcctcttggaggaatgtCTGATTGCAGAACATGATAAAATGCAGCTGCAACATTCGGGGAGCAGACTTTTACATTTGTATATTTATGGTTATTTGAACTGCCTTTCAGCTCGAACGCCAATGAAATCTGTTCTAATGGAAGTATAGGTTCAAATGCCAATGAGGAGCTTGCTTACAGAACACATGGAGCTTATCGTGATTCAGTCAATTCACCTTCTCCTCCAATGTCACCAGGGGCTGACTTACCTCCACCACCGCCTGATTTTGGGTAAGATCAATTAACAGGTATACGATTGTGTAGAGTACACGTTTTGGCATCCGTTAATGAATAGTTTTAAAGTAAAATTTGCTCATTTATTCAGAGTAAGTTTAGATTTATTTGTCCCATATACATCGAAACAGAAGTATGCCATTGTGTCAGAAAACatttaataggttaggactttattccttgaaacgtagaagattgagaggagatttgatagaggtgtacaaaattatgaggggtatcgatTGGGTAaacgtaagcaggctttttccacaggttgagtgagactgcaaccaaaggtcatgggttaagggttaaaggtgaaaagtttaaggggaatgtgaggagaaagttcttcactcagagggccgtgaggatgtggaacaagctgtcaacgcaagcttgattgcaacatttaagagaaatttggataggtacatggatggtaggggtatggagggctgtggccccagtacaggtcgatgggagtaggtagtctAAATGATTCGGCACAGACCAGATAAGCCAAATGAcctattactgtgctgtacttctctttgAGTGTATGGCCAAACCAGAGAACATGCTGGGGACATCCCACAAGTGTCGCCCGGCACCATCATGGCATGCTCACAACTTTCTAGTtttaacttgtacatctttggagtgtgggaggaaacccacacggtcagagCTAGAACATACAAAGTCCTTAAGGCAGCAGGAATTTAACCCCAATAGCATAATGCTTAACTCCGCCACGAACAGCTGCgaaaggagggttgggcatggggctagcaactctatcccataaaaacccagagctacagaaatgcctaCAGAATTTCcagagacctcatccctgggaggggtaggatcttcaaagatgggctgcatctggggacaacttgaaagccTGTCTCAGGACAGAGGGCTCTAGCAAGCTGCTGTCGGCTGCCTATACCCCAGTAAGAGTGATGGACTTGAGAGGTAGCACCAGCAACCGTACCACCTTTATAATTATTCTAGTAAGTTTGAACAGTGTCCTGTTGCATTGGTCTTCAatgattttattgtttttcttgtatttactgtgaattctgcaagaaaatgaatcttgtatATGGTAAGATGTATTTGAACATTGATACTGCAGCTTACTAGGGAGGCCCTCAGTTGCtcggggtcaaccatggatgttgcctgctAGCTGTCTGTTATACGCATGCCCAGGCACTGCGATATggcgagcaagctgttgcccttgCAACAGTCTCCCACTCTCCACgaggctgatgaatccaaaggaatggcagaagcTGATAGTTTGGCACCAGTAGTGTTGTGAgagctgccagtcagcattgaactcaacataggactgccttgggGATTCCATCACTGGTTATGTCCAGGGGGTTTACCTCTGAAGCCTTCCCTGTGAGTGGATATAGCTACAAGGCAGCAGAAATTCAAGATCAGAGTTATCCTTactaaatgagctgccaaccatggttgGTGAGCCCCATCTACCCGAAGTAACTAGTTttaaggtgacagtaacctgccccttcccctttctcctatcaATAGAAATGGTTCAGCTGGGCTTAGCTAAACCACAGGTGAAGGTCAGgaattggacttggttgtcagaggctctttgagatgcacaccatttggagcgtttaataggtagtgggaacttatcTCCAAAAcctcccctggctataacaaccttaaggaaccttatTGGAAAGGGCCTTCAGATATGTGTTAAGCCACAGCTGTGTTTCAGTGTCAACACATTTATATTTAATAGGGGTTTGTTCTACGACTAATCTTCTCTTCTATGTTTATCTCTATTTCATCTCAGCTGGTGTGCATAATAAAGTTTGTTTACTGTTGTCACAGCATATATAgtgtataaatgccatgaaagttTATCAATTTGAAATTACAGAGTAATTTTctggttgagtcaatggtgaggaaggcaaatacgatgttagcattcgtttcagtAGAATGTAGAAGTAAGGAGGCTTTACAAGGCGCTGGTGCgggctcacttggagtattgtgagaagttttgggcacCTTACCTAAGGATAGATGTGCTGACCTtcgagagagttcagaggagaatgattccagcaacaaaagggttaccatatgaggcccgattgatggctctgggcctgtactcgctggaattcagaagaacgagggggaatctcattgaaacatattgaatgttgaaaggcctcgatagagtgattatggagagggtgtttgcTATGGTGGGGAAGTCCCAGACCAGGGGGTGCAGCCTTAGAATAGGGTATAGCCATAGACCCTAGGTTGTGAACCACTTGAATAGACGGACTTCAATTTAGATTTCTTTAGTCAGGcggtagtgaatctgtgtaattggTTGCCTCAGATGGAAGCAAAGTCatgaggtatatttaaggcagaggttgatagattcttgtttagtcagTGCATGAAAGGGTAtagggaaaaggtaggaaattgagctgaaagggaaatggatcggcCACAGAGGATCCAtcagaaatggcagagcaaactcagtgAGCCAAATTACATAGTTCTTGCTGTTCATGCCGGGTGGGAGGGGGCCTCAACAACacccatggtttttctgtataTGGAGAAGACAGATCTGAGTTGTGTTCTACTAGATATTTTGATTATAgaataaacctttgaacctttgtaatttatagcaatttgtctttgtactgtactgctgccgcaaaacaacaaagtgTACGTCGATGATAAAGGTCATTCTGACCACCAGGACCAAACAAACTTGAAGATGCTTGTAAATCTTTGCCTCATTATTACTTCAGTGTCTAGAAGATTTATTGATAGTTTTACATGTTAGTAACAGTTCTGAGAATGGAGTGTTGCGAGGTTGTTCTAGTGAGTGTTCAGATTGTAGATCTCGTAtgactttttttcttttctatttgTAGTTACACCATGGACAAACAGGACACTTCAGCCTTTAAAAGGACCAGTGTTGTCAGCCCAACTATCCCTCCTCCAGCACCTCCCTCCAGCCCGCCGATGGGAGGTGAACTTTCACCACCTCCACCACCAGCTCCAACTCAACTACCCCCGCCACCCCCATTTGAGGGGCCTCCTGTCTCTCCCCCACCGCCGCCTCCCTCAGTTTCCCCGATGCAGTTTAACCAGCATTTCTCCAACACTGATGTCCCCTcggtccctcctcctccccctcctcccgctGATCAGTTCCCTGCTGCCCCTGCCCAATTCCCACCACAGGGAGGAGgtggagctgcccctccacctccccctcctcctccgccGCCCCCTGGCCCACCACCCCCCGGGCCTACGATGTCATTTGGGGGTGGCACGGTGCCACCCCCTCCACCGCAGTCCAATGACGCAAAGCCAAAAGGAGCTCAGCCGCCTGTGAGTGATGCCCGGACTGACCTGCTCTCAGCGATTCGACAAGGTAAAACTGGGTGTGAAGAAATTT encodes:
- the wasf2 gene encoding actin-binding protein WASF2 translates to MPLVTRNIEPRHLCRQPLPNSVSSELECVTNITLSNVIRQLGSLSKYAEDIFGELFREAGSFAFRVNSLGERIDRLQVKVTQLDPKVEDVSLQTINLRKAFKSSTNQDQQLFCRTSLPIPINDTYNTCDKPPPLHILTPYREDGKDSLKFYTDPSYFFDLWKEKMLQDTKDIMKEKRKHRKEKRDVSNRGNLNPRKIRTRKEEWERLKMGKEFVEAKSVTEDAISNANEICSNGSIGSNANEELAYRTHGAYRDSVNSPSPPMSPGADLPPPPPDFGYTMDKQDTSAFKRTSVVSPTIPPPAPPSSPPMGGELSPPPPPAPTQLPPPPPFEGPPVSPPPPPPSVSPMQFNQHFSNTDVPSVPPPPPPPADQFPAAPAQFPPQGGGGAAPPPPPPPPPPPGPPPPGPTMSFGGGTVPPPPPQSNDAKPKGAQPPVSDARTDLLSAIRQGFQLRKVEEQREQEEKRGPCWE